In Centropristis striata isolate RG_2023a ecotype Rhode Island chromosome 1, C.striata_1.0, whole genome shotgun sequence, one DNA window encodes the following:
- the nthl1 gene encoding endonuclease III-like protein 1 isoform X2, whose product MLGVRCSTRVCYVVRCVTMTSPYFMPSRSGISPPGDQDAVCGPAASLRSKLTNNRRNVEPDSSGAVKEVKEEQEEARISEQRPSSAPLSPGGCHPKTEADTLPLSSQSRRRRQLKVEYEEDEGVPAVKTELWEPPDWKKQLGYIREMRSGRDAPVDKMGAEKCYDTEAPAHVRRFQVLVSLMLSSQTKDQVTAAAMQKLRAHGCTVEKILTTDDETLGKLIYPVGFWRTKVKYLKLTSALLQKEFGGDVPDSVEGLVRLPGVGPKMAHLAMDIAWDQVSGIGVDTHVHRISNRLGWLKKPTKTPEETRRALEEWLPRDLWSEINWLLVGFGQQVCLPVNPLCSACLNQHSCPSAHKPSPPKRPKAGPPRSPKPEPKQEVAVKQERTKKEPRPTPVSPAAQRRRPRSLKS is encoded by the exons ATGCTTGGTGTCCGCTGCAGCACGAGGGTCTGTTATGTAGTCCGCTGTGTGACTATGACCTCTCCTTACTTCATGCCCAGCAGGTCTGGAATCAGTCCGCCTGGTGATCAGGATGCTGTCTGTGGTCCTGCTGCGTCTCTCAGGTCCAAACTTACCAACAACCGGAGGAACGTGGAGCCAGACTCCTCCGGGGCGgtgaaggaggtgaaggaggagcaggaggaggcgaGGATCTCTGAGCAAAGACCCTCCTCGGCCCCCTTATCCCCGG GTGGTTGCCATCCAAAAACAGAAGCAGACACTTTACCCTTGTCTTCACAAAGCCGCAGGAGGAGACAGCTGAAAGTGGAATATGAGGAGGATGAAGGAGTTCCAGCGGTGAAGACAGAACTCTGGGAACCTCCTGACTGGAAGAAACAGCTGGGATATATCCGTGAGATGCGGAGCGGCCGTGATGCTCCGGTAGATAAGATGGGAGCAGAGAAATGCTACGACACAGAGGCTCCTGCACAC GTGAGACGTTTCCAGGTGCTGGTGTCCCTCATGCTGTCCAGTCAGACCAAGGACCAGGTGACAGCAGCAGCCATGCAGAAGCTGAGAGCTCACGGCTGCACGGTGGAGAAGATACTGACTACTGATGACGAGACGCTGGGGAAACTCATCTACCCTGTCGGCTTCTGGAGG ACGAAGGTGAAGTATCTGAAGCTGACTTCAGCTTTGCTGCAGAAAGAGTTTGGAGGAGACGTCCCCGACAGCGTGGAGGGGTTAGTCCGCCTGCCGGGAGTCGGACCCAAGATGGCTCACCTGGCCATGGACATCGCCTGGGACCAGGTGTCTGGCATCG gcGTGGACACACATGTGCATCGTATCTCTAACCGGCTGGGCTGGCTCAAGAAACCCACCAAGACCCCGGAGGAGACACGCAGAGCCCTGGAGGAGTGGTTACCAAG GGATCTGTGGAGTGAGATCAACTGGCTGCTGGTTGGTTTTGGGCAGCAGGTCTGTCTGCCTGTTAACCCTCTCTGCTCCGCCTGCCTGAACCAGCACAGCTGCCCCTCCGCCCACAAACCCTCTCCTCCTAAGAGACCTAAAGCTGGACCCCCACGCTCTCCAAAACCTGAACCTAAACAAGAAGTCGCTGTTAAACAGGAAAGGACAAAGAAGGAGCCACGGCCCACGCCTGTTTCCCCCGCCGCTCAGAGACGGAGGCCAAGAAGCCTCAAAAGTTAA
- the nthl1 gene encoding endonuclease III-like protein 1 isoform X1 codes for MLGVRCSTRVCYVVRCVTMTSPYFMPSRSGISPPGDQDAVCGPAASLRSKLTNNRRNVEPDSSGAVKEVKEEQEEARISEQRPSSAPLSPGKVHGGCHPKTEADTLPLSSQSRRRRQLKVEYEEDEGVPAVKTELWEPPDWKKQLGYIREMRSGRDAPVDKMGAEKCYDTEAPAHVRRFQVLVSLMLSSQTKDQVTAAAMQKLRAHGCTVEKILTTDDETLGKLIYPVGFWRTKVKYLKLTSALLQKEFGGDVPDSVEGLVRLPGVGPKMAHLAMDIAWDQVSGIGVDTHVHRISNRLGWLKKPTKTPEETRRALEEWLPRDLWSEINWLLVGFGQQVCLPVNPLCSACLNQHSCPSAHKPSPPKRPKAGPPRSPKPEPKQEVAVKQERTKKEPRPTPVSPAAQRRRPRSLKS; via the exons ATGCTTGGTGTCCGCTGCAGCACGAGGGTCTGTTATGTAGTCCGCTGTGTGACTATGACCTCTCCTTACTTCATGCCCAGCAGGTCTGGAATCAGTCCGCCTGGTGATCAGGATGCTGTCTGTGGTCCTGCTGCGTCTCTCAGGTCCAAACTTACCAACAACCGGAGGAACGTGGAGCCAGACTCCTCCGGGGCGgtgaaggaggtgaaggaggagcaggaggaggcgaGGATCTCTGAGCAAAGACCCTCCTCGGCCCCCTTATCCCCGGGTAAAGTTCACG GTGGTTGCCATCCAAAAACAGAAGCAGACACTTTACCCTTGTCTTCACAAAGCCGCAGGAGGAGACAGCTGAAAGTGGAATATGAGGAGGATGAAGGAGTTCCAGCGGTGAAGACAGAACTCTGGGAACCTCCTGACTGGAAGAAACAGCTGGGATATATCCGTGAGATGCGGAGCGGCCGTGATGCTCCGGTAGATAAGATGGGAGCAGAGAAATGCTACGACACAGAGGCTCCTGCACAC GTGAGACGTTTCCAGGTGCTGGTGTCCCTCATGCTGTCCAGTCAGACCAAGGACCAGGTGACAGCAGCAGCCATGCAGAAGCTGAGAGCTCACGGCTGCACGGTGGAGAAGATACTGACTACTGATGACGAGACGCTGGGGAAACTCATCTACCCTGTCGGCTTCTGGAGG ACGAAGGTGAAGTATCTGAAGCTGACTTCAGCTTTGCTGCAGAAAGAGTTTGGAGGAGACGTCCCCGACAGCGTGGAGGGGTTAGTCCGCCTGCCGGGAGTCGGACCCAAGATGGCTCACCTGGCCATGGACATCGCCTGGGACCAGGTGTCTGGCATCG gcGTGGACACACATGTGCATCGTATCTCTAACCGGCTGGGCTGGCTCAAGAAACCCACCAAGACCCCGGAGGAGACACGCAGAGCCCTGGAGGAGTGGTTACCAAG GGATCTGTGGAGTGAGATCAACTGGCTGCTGGTTGGTTTTGGGCAGCAGGTCTGTCTGCCTGTTAACCCTCTCTGCTCCGCCTGCCTGAACCAGCACAGCTGCCCCTCCGCCCACAAACCCTCTCCTCCTAAGAGACCTAAAGCTGGACCCCCACGCTCTCCAAAACCTGAACCTAAACAAGAAGTCGCTGTTAAACAGGAAAGGACAAAGAAGGAGCCACGGCCCACGCCTGTTTCCCCCGCCGCTCAGAGACGGAGGCCAAGAAGCCTCAAAAGTTAA